One Cellulomonas taurus genomic region harbors:
- a CDS encoding glycosyltransferase family 2 protein — protein sequence MNPSVALGTLPPRARTTTDPVLTVVVPAYDAADCLARALDSLLGHDAAVEILVIDDGSTDGTAAVAQRYADQGLVRLIRQPNAGHGGAINTGIAHATGRYLKVVDADDWLDPQAFRAALDTLAVIEPVDLLVSNVVYEKTGKRRKHVVRYRNALPRARVFTWRQTRRMRARQYLMMHALIYRTDLLRDVGLRLPEHTFYVDSLYACVPLARVRTAYYLDVDLYRYFIGREGQSVQESVMVRRLDQQLRVNALLQEQLLRADVEHTDPRLRGHLVHYFRAICVVSSIIALSARTPEALADRDRMWARLRAEDPTLYRRVRRSAIGVLATLPGALGRRVSLLAYRAARRVIGFN from the coding sequence GTGAACCCGTCCGTGGCGCTGGGGACCCTGCCCCCTCGCGCGCGCACCACCACCGACCCGGTGCTGACCGTCGTCGTCCCCGCCTACGACGCCGCCGACTGCCTGGCACGAGCCCTCGACTCCCTGCTCGGCCACGACGCGGCGGTCGAGATCCTGGTGATCGACGACGGGTCCACCGACGGCACCGCCGCCGTGGCACAGCGCTACGCCGACCAGGGTCTGGTCCGGCTGATCCGGCAGCCGAACGCCGGCCACGGCGGGGCGATCAACACCGGGATCGCGCACGCCACCGGCCGGTACCTCAAGGTGGTGGATGCCGACGACTGGCTGGACCCGCAGGCATTCCGCGCCGCACTCGACACCCTGGCCGTCATCGAGCCGGTCGATCTACTGGTGTCCAACGTCGTGTACGAGAAGACCGGCAAGCGGCGCAAGCACGTCGTCCGCTACCGCAACGCGCTCCCCCGCGCCCGGGTGTTCACCTGGCGACAGACCCGCCGGATGCGGGCACGGCAGTACCTGATGATGCACGCCCTGATCTACCGGACCGACCTGCTGCGCGACGTCGGCCTGCGGTTGCCGGAGCACACCTTCTACGTCGACAGCCTCTACGCCTGCGTTCCGCTGGCCCGGGTGCGCACGGCCTACTACCTGGACGTGGATCTGTACCGGTACTTCATCGGACGCGAGGGCCAGTCGGTGCAGGAGTCGGTGATGGTCCGCCGCCTCGATCAGCAGCTGCGGGTGAACGCGCTGTTGCAGGAGCAGTTGCTGCGCGCCGACGTGGAGCACACCGACCCCCGGCTGCGCGGTCATCTGGTGCACTACTTCCGGGCGATCTGCGTGGTGTCGTCGATCATCGCGCTCAGCGCCCGGACCCCGGAGGCGCTGGCCGACCGGGACCGGATGTGGGCACGGCTGCGCGCCGAGGACCCGACGCTCTACCGCCGGGTGCGCCGCAGCGCGATCGGGGTGCTCGCCACGCTGCCCGGCGCGCTCGGTCGCCGGGTCTCACTGCTCGCCTACCGGGCCGCCCGCCGGGTGATCGGGTTCAACTGA
- a CDS encoding aminotransferase class IV, translating into MDVTGTIFWVNGELLPAEQATTSARDHGLVVGDGVFEAVKVVRGQTFALHRHLERMTRSAAGMGLPGLDPERVRRAAAEVIAANRSALTTDYDLLRITFTAGPGVLGSGRLDPTATTPTLILGLTPGHDPDPQVGVITVPYRRNEVGALTGLKTTSYGENVLALAQAHAAGASEAVFANTRGELCEGTGTNVFVVRDGELLTPPLSAGCLAGITRALVLEWVGAREVDLPYDALLDADEVFLTSSARDVQPVVAVDGRPVGDGTPGPVTRAAQVAFATGQARSWEP; encoded by the coding sequence ATGGACGTGACCGGGACGATCTTCTGGGTGAACGGCGAGCTCCTGCCCGCGGAGCAGGCGACGACGTCGGCACGCGACCACGGACTGGTGGTCGGCGACGGCGTCTTCGAGGCGGTCAAGGTGGTGCGCGGCCAGACCTTCGCGCTGCACCGGCATCTGGAGCGGATGACCCGGTCGGCCGCCGGGATGGGCCTGCCGGGCTTGGACCCCGAGCGGGTCCGTCGGGCGGCGGCGGAGGTGATCGCGGCCAACCGCTCGGCGTTGACCACCGACTACGACCTGTTGCGGATCACCTTCACCGCCGGACCCGGGGTGCTCGGCTCCGGTCGGCTCGACCCGACCGCGACCACGCCGACGCTGATCCTCGGACTGACCCCGGGGCACGACCCGGATCCGCAGGTCGGGGTCATCACGGTGCCGTACCGCCGCAACGAGGTCGGCGCGCTCACCGGGCTGAAGACCACCTCCTATGGGGAGAACGTGTTGGCGTTGGCGCAGGCGCACGCGGCGGGTGCCAGTGAGGCGGTCTTCGCCAACACCCGGGGTGAGCTGTGCGAGGGCACCGGCACCAACGTCTTCGTGGTGCGGGACGGCGAGCTGCTGACCCCGCCGTTGTCCGCCGGCTGCCTGGCCGGGATCACCCGGGCCCTGGTGCTGGAGTGGGTCGGCGCCCGCGAGGTCGATCTGCCCTACGACGCGCTGCTCGACGCCGACGAGGTGTTCCTGACCTCTTCGGCCCGCGACGTGCAGCCGGTGGTCGCGGTGGACGGGCGACCGGTCGGCGACGGCACCCCCGGTCCGGTGACCCGGGCCGCGCAGGTGGCGTTCGCCACGGGTCAGGCGCGCTCCTGGGAGCCCTGA
- a CDS encoding glycosyltransferase has protein sequence MGRHENVRRVGDYLAERGLVERQVLDSAAEVARSSGAQIGEVLVAIGAVDSQALTRALADLWGMPYVETARTASALTDADLAAADVDTVLQQGWLPLETRADGSRVVAVIDEPDELQRDAIRAVLGVEPFLVLADRWEFQQTVLDLYGAQLRDKASLGLWGRSPAQSARTVLVPWQRVALVVGLVLVALAVWFTPHGVVVTLSVLVGLAFLIGTGFKFWASIRGARMERVARTEPAALAALRDDELPRYTVLVPVYKEANIVANLIENLGALDYPAHKLEVLILVEEDDTETRAAAEAANPPSHFRFITVPAGAPQTKPKACNVGLEFATGELLVIYDAEDKPEPDQLKKAVLAFREAGEELVCVQAALNYFNAEENPLTRMFTLEYSFWFDYMLPGLEYNRLAIPLGGTSNHFRISGLRRLGGWDPFNVTEDADLGIRASAEGLRVGVIDSTTYEEANTSYPNFVRQRSRWIKGYMQTTLVHLRQPFRLVRVAGLRQTLSFLFLVGGTPATFLAVPLLYAVFLASLLLEPHQLDVLFPGWVLWLSLFNLGVGSALMIYVSMMGAFKRRRYGLVLWGLANPFYWLLHSVAAYKALWQLITKPHYWEKTAHGLTGVTAHLTPQPTLRTEGAGA, from the coding sequence GTGGGACGGCACGAGAACGTGCGCCGGGTGGGCGACTACCTGGCCGAACGCGGGTTGGTGGAGCGGCAGGTGCTGGACTCGGCCGCGGAGGTGGCCCGCAGCTCCGGCGCGCAGATCGGTGAGGTGCTGGTCGCCATCGGTGCCGTCGACTCGCAGGCGCTCACCCGGGCGCTGGCCGACCTGTGGGGGATGCCCTACGTGGAGACCGCCCGCACCGCCTCCGCGCTGACCGACGCCGATCTGGCGGCCGCCGACGTCGACACCGTGCTGCAGCAGGGCTGGTTGCCCCTGGAGACCCGGGCGGACGGCAGCCGGGTGGTGGCGGTGATCGACGAGCCGGACGAGCTGCAGCGGGACGCGATCCGCGCGGTCCTCGGCGTCGAGCCGTTCCTGGTGCTGGCCGACCGGTGGGAGTTCCAGCAGACGGTGCTCGACCTGTACGGCGCGCAGCTGCGGGACAAGGCGAGCCTCGGCCTGTGGGGTCGATCCCCGGCCCAGTCGGCGCGCACGGTGCTGGTGCCCTGGCAGCGGGTCGCGCTGGTCGTCGGGCTGGTCCTGGTCGCCCTGGCGGTCTGGTTCACCCCGCACGGCGTGGTGGTGACCCTCTCGGTGCTGGTCGGTCTGGCGTTCCTGATCGGCACCGGCTTCAAGTTCTGGGCATCGATCCGTGGCGCACGGATGGAACGCGTCGCCCGCACCGAGCCCGCGGCCCTCGCCGCGCTGCGGGACGACGAGCTGCCGCGCTACACCGTGCTCGTGCCGGTGTACAAGGAGGCGAACATCGTCGCCAACCTGATCGAGAACCTCGGTGCTCTGGACTACCCGGCGCACAAGCTGGAGGTGCTGATCCTGGTCGAGGAGGACGACACCGAGACCCGAGCAGCCGCCGAGGCGGCGAACCCGCCGAGCCACTTCCGGTTCATCACGGTCCCGGCCGGTGCGCCGCAGACCAAGCCGAAGGCGTGCAATGTCGGCCTGGAGTTCGCCACCGGCGAGCTGCTGGTCATCTACGACGCGGAGGACAAGCCGGAGCCGGACCAGCTGAAGAAGGCGGTGCTGGCCTTCCGGGAGGCGGGGGAGGAGCTGGTCTGCGTCCAGGCGGCGCTCAACTACTTCAACGCCGAGGAGAACCCGCTGACCCGGATGTTCACCCTGGAGTACTCGTTCTGGTTCGACTACATGCTGCCCGGACTGGAGTACAACCGGCTGGCGATCCCGCTCGGCGGCACGTCCAACCACTTCCGGATCTCCGGTCTGCGGCGCCTCGGCGGCTGGGACCCGTTCAACGTCACCGAGGACGCCGACCTCGGCATCCGGGCCTCGGCGGAGGGACTGCGGGTCGGGGTGATCGACTCGACCACCTACGAGGAGGCCAACACCTCCTACCCGAACTTCGTGCGGCAGCGGTCGCGGTGGATCAAGGGGTACATGCAGACCACGCTGGTGCACCTGCGTCAGCCGTTCCGGCTGGTCCGGGTCGCCGGGCTGCGCCAGACGCTGTCGTTCCTGTTCCTGGTGGGCGGCACCCCGGCGACCTTCCTCGCGGTGCCGCTGCTGTACGCCGTCTTCCTGGCCTCGCTGCTGCTGGAGCCCCACCAGCTCGACGTGCTGTTCCCCGGCTGGGTGCTCTGGCTCTCGCTGTTCAACCTCGGGGTGGGCTCGGCCCTGATGATCTACGTGTCGATGATGGGCGCCTTCAAACGGCGTCGCTACGGCCTGGTCCTGTGGGGGCTGGCCAATCCGTTCTACTGGTTGCTGCACTCGGTCGCCGCGTACAAGGCGTTGTGGCAGTTGATCACCAAGCCGCACTACTGGGAGAAGACCGCCCATGGCCTCACCGGCGTCACCGCCCATCTCACACCCCAGCCGACGCTTCGGACCGAGGGGGCTGGCGCCTGA
- a CDS encoding Dps family protein → MARAELPKYTVPSLTVEDGAKVAEILQQRLNALNDLQLTLKHIHWNVTGPHFIAVHEMIDPQVDQVRAMVDAVAERIATLGVAPVGTPGALVAAREWDDYSIGRAGAIEHLGALNEVYVGVIEDHRAAAEATEELDTVTNDLLVGHLHELELFHWFVRAHLESAGGALSTDGADGEKEAAAAASHG, encoded by the coding sequence ATGGCCCGTGCCGAACTGCCGAAGTACACCGTTCCGTCGCTCACCGTGGAGGACGGTGCCAAGGTCGCCGAGATCCTGCAGCAGCGGCTGAACGCCCTCAACGACCTGCAGCTGACCCTCAAGCACATCCACTGGAACGTCACCGGCCCGCACTTCATCGCGGTGCACGAGATGATCGACCCGCAGGTCGACCAGGTGCGTGCGATGGTCGACGCGGTCGCCGAGCGGATCGCCACCCTCGGTGTCGCCCCGGTCGGCACGCCGGGCGCCCTGGTCGCCGCGCGTGAGTGGGACGACTACTCCATCGGCCGGGCCGGTGCGATCGAGCACCTGGGCGCGCTGAACGAGGTCTACGTCGGTGTGATCGAGGACCACCGCGCCGCCGCGGAGGCCACCGAGGAGCTGGACACGGTCACCAACGACCTGCTGGTGGGTCACCTGCACGAGCTGGAGCTGTTCCACTGGTTCGTCCGGGCGCACCTGGAGTCGGCCGGCGGTGCGCTGTCCACCGACGGCGCCGATGGTGAGAAGGAGGCGGCGGCCGCCGCCTCGCACGGCTGA
- a CDS encoding glycoside hydrolase family 3 C-terminal domain-containing protein — protein MSNKKFLAIWVPVLSVVLVLVVGANIALGIFSNWVSSQLGTGTYTITNAEGTEDWDTEYSKADYATADEAEDAADALVREIAAEGIVLLKNEGDALPLGGDDLKVTLLGRAAADPIYGGSGSGSTDTSSAVNVRQGLEESGIEVNDAVYTELSDFAADTPRTNIVMDLPADSVYNIGEMPAADYSDEAVASFADYDDAAVVVIGRAGGEGGDLATSMEGWDDNYVPGQHQLELNQDEKDTIALAQSHFDTVVVVVNASTSMELGTVQDDTGVDAVLQVGSPGQSGFAALGQVLTGEVNPSGRTVDLYAADFTQDPTFQNIGSYQYSNVSGLASDAGKGVDGNGYFVQYEEGIYVGYRYYETAAAEGFIDYDQAVVYPFGYGLSYTDFRWDVLGSTESDGTISTQVQVTNTGDVAGKDVVELYYSAPYTPGGIEKSAVVLGAFDKTDLLAPGESQTLTLDLAVEDMASYDQADAQAYVLDAGDYQLTVRSDSHTVVADAMTYTVEETVTYAGEDHRASDQAPVTNQFDDVTAAFTGEDGHPRTMSRADFAGTFPTAPTDADLVASEETVAAFDAYDTEAAAEASDATMPTTGAEGDLTLIDMRGLDYDDEQWQALLDQLTVPEMTSVILNGAYNTGAINSIVKEVTGDYDGPAGFSSFINDAISGVSYPSEVLLGQTWNVDLAEKMGVSIGNEGLTLGANGWYAPAVNLHRSPFAGRNFEYYSEDPVLSGELATGVVSGAASKGVYSYLKHFALNDQETNRVNNGIATWADEQTIREVYLKAFELPIKNASAEMTYLADDQGTLATKEIGATAVMSSFNRIGNTWAGGSHALMTDVLREEWGFDGIAITDFNLYNFMYPDQAIMAGTDLMLTFQPMKSLADTSSAEGVSNIRTATHNILFAVANSNAMNGVATGAELSYTPPAWRYWQIGISAVLGLGLLAAAWGVTRRVRSHR, from the coding sequence GACCGCCGACGAGGCCGAGGACGCGGCCGACGCGCTGGTCCGGGAGATCGCCGCCGAGGGCATCGTCCTGCTGAAGAACGAGGGCGACGCGCTCCCGCTCGGTGGCGACGACCTCAAGGTGACCCTGCTCGGGCGTGCCGCCGCCGACCCGATCTACGGCGGCTCCGGCTCGGGCTCCACCGACACCAGCAGCGCCGTCAACGTGCGGCAGGGCCTGGAGGAGTCCGGGATCGAGGTCAACGACGCGGTGTACACCGAGCTGAGCGACTTCGCCGCCGACACCCCGCGCACCAACATCGTGATGGACCTGCCCGCCGACTCGGTCTACAACATCGGCGAGATGCCCGCCGCCGACTACTCCGACGAGGCGGTGGCCTCCTTCGCCGACTACGACGACGCGGCCGTGGTCGTCATCGGTCGTGCCGGTGGTGAGGGTGGCGACCTGGCGACCAGCATGGAGGGCTGGGACGACAACTACGTCCCCGGTCAGCACCAGCTGGAGCTCAACCAGGACGAGAAGGACACCATCGCCCTGGCCCAGTCCCACTTCGACACCGTGGTGGTCGTGGTGAACGCCTCGACCAGCATGGAGCTGGGCACCGTGCAGGACGACACCGGCGTGGACGCCGTGCTCCAGGTCGGCTCCCCCGGCCAGAGCGGCTTCGCCGCCCTCGGCCAGGTGCTCACCGGTGAGGTGAACCCCTCCGGCCGCACCGTCGACCTGTACGCGGCCGACTTCACCCAGGACCCGACCTTCCAGAACATCGGCTCCTACCAGTACTCGAACGTCTCCGGCCTGGCGTCCGACGCCGGCAAGGGCGTGGACGGCAACGGCTACTTCGTCCAGTACGAGGAGGGCATCTACGTCGGCTACCGGTACTACGAGACCGCAGCCGCCGAGGGTTTCATCGACTACGACCAGGCAGTGGTGTACCCCTTCGGCTACGGCCTGAGCTACACCGACTTCCGGTGGGACGTGCTGGGCTCCACCGAGTCCGACGGCACGATCAGCACCCAGGTCCAGGTGACCAACACCGGTGACGTCGCGGGCAAGGACGTCGTGGAGCTCTACTACTCCGCGCCGTACACCCCGGGCGGCATCGAGAAGTCCGCTGTGGTGCTGGGCGCCTTCGACAAGACCGACCTGCTGGCACCGGGCGAGTCGCAGACCCTCACCCTGGACCTGGCGGTCGAGGACATGGCCTCCTACGACCAGGCCGACGCGCAGGCCTACGTGCTGGACGCCGGTGACTACCAGCTCACCGTCCGCTCCGACTCGCACACCGTGGTCGCCGACGCGATGACCTACACCGTCGAGGAGACGGTCACCTACGCCGGCGAGGACCACCGCGCGTCCGACCAGGCGCCGGTCACCAACCAGTTCGACGACGTGACCGCCGCGTTCACCGGCGAGGACGGCCACCCGCGGACCATGAGCCGGGCCGACTTCGCCGGGACCTTCCCGACCGCGCCGACCGACGCCGACCTGGTCGCCTCCGAGGAGACCGTCGCCGCCTTCGACGCCTACGACACCGAGGCAGCCGCCGAGGCGTCCGACGCCACCATGCCGACCACCGGGGCCGAGGGCGACCTGACCCTGATCGACATGCGCGGTCTGGACTACGACGACGAGCAGTGGCAGGCACTGCTGGACCAGCTCACCGTGCCGGAGATGACCTCGGTGATCCTGAACGGTGCGTACAACACCGGGGCGATCAACTCGATCGTCAAGGAGGTCACCGGCGACTACGACGGTCCGGCCGGGTTCAGCTCCTTCATCAACGACGCGATCTCCGGTGTCAGCTACCCCTCCGAGGTGCTGCTCGGCCAGACCTGGAACGTCGACCTGGCCGAGAAGATGGGCGTGTCCATCGGCAACGAGGGGCTGACCCTCGGCGCCAACGGCTGGTACGCCCCGGCGGTCAACCTGCACCGCTCCCCCTTCGCCGGGCGCAACTTCGAGTACTACTCCGAGGACCCGGTGCTCTCCGGTGAGCTCGCCACCGGCGTGGTCAGCGGTGCGGCGTCCAAGGGCGTGTACTCCTACCTCAAGCACTTCGCGCTGAACGACCAGGAGACCAACCGGGTCAACAACGGCATCGCGACCTGGGCCGACGAGCAGACGATCCGCGAGGTCTACCTCAAGGCGTTCGAGCTGCCGATCAAGAACGCCTCGGCCGAGATGACCTACCTGGCCGACGACCAGGGCACCCTGGCCACCAAGGAGATCGGCGCCACCGCGGTGATGAGCTCCTTCAACCGGATCGGGAACACCTGGGCCGGCGGCTCGCACGCGCTGATGACCGATGTGCTCCGCGAGGAGTGGGGCTTCGACGGCATCGCGATCACCGACTTCAACCTGTACAACTTCATGTACCCGGACCAGGCGATCATGGCCGGCACCGATCTGATGCTGACCTTCCAGCCGATGAAGTCGCTCGCCGACACCAGCTCCGCCGAGGGGGTGTCGAACATCCGCACCGCGACGCACAACATCCTGTTCGCGGTCGCCAACTCGAACGCGATGAACGGTGTCGCCACCGGCGCCGAGCTGAGCTACACCCCGCCGGCCTGGCGGTACTGGCAGATCGGGATCAGCGCCGTGCTGGGCCTCGGCCTGCTGGCGGCTGCCTGGGGCGTGACCCGACGGGTCCGTTCGCACCGCTGA